TGGTATTCTATTTTGGGCCTTAAAATAGTAGGCTCGGGGCCCAAGTCAGCGAAATCCAACCCAGCCCAGCGAATAACAAAACCCTAGGCGAAATCGAGGTCGACCACAAGatacatgtgtatatatatagatataggcATCTCTCGCCCGCTCGCTCGCTCACTCACCGTCACAGTACGTTTGCATCTCAGAGAGGCTGCCCTCAGGTTTGCTCTTCCTTCGTCCTCAGCTTCACTTCTTTTAATGATTCATTTGCGCTTTCTTTGTATATTTTTGCGTTTTTTCGTGTTGTTCGTTTGGAGATCCGGACGAGACTGATTATTGAGAATCGTTTTTATAGTTGTTCTTTTAAATCCAGATTCTAAACAGCTGATAAGCAAATAGTATTGTATTGGCTTTCTTGATGATTTGTTGGGAGGGTGCAGTATTTATGCATCGAACAAAATtatgttataacttatatgtatatatgcataatGTTTACATTTGATTCTGATTGGTTCCgtattctattttttctttgctgaattttcttctctgttcctttgcatatatatacatatgcgtgtagtttttttattttatttttcttgtgtcGAGGAACCTCCTTCGGACCaccctgcagagtaaaccccgTCCCCGTCCCCgtcccgtgcaccgcaccccCGAAAATTATCCTACAtggaactggttaaatcgctatatatatatatatatatatatatatatatatatatatatatgttatcttCTTGAAACAAATACAACTATTGTAAGAGGTTTTAGGATGTTTAGATTGTTGATTAATGACTGCTGAGAGTTACATGTTTGAATGGAGCTCATACTGTTTCTTGGGTGACGCGGATTCTATGATTTGTGCGGACCCTGTTCTCAGCAAATGTGTTTTTCCCCTATAGATTGTCTTATggttgttaaaagaaaaaaaaagtataatttgggttaaaacaatattatatttgtGTTCTTTGCTCTGTGCGTGTGTCAATGTAAACCGTGACTAAAATTTTTGTTCTTGTGGGCAGGTTTTAATTTGATTCTTGGAGGAAGACCTCGGTGCgaataccttttcttttttcgtgCCATTTAAAGGCCAGCCAAGATGGTACGTCATTTATATCTTATATggcttgtttggttgctgattttgttttctattttgtatttgtGGTTAATGAAAAATTGTTTGTGATGTGTGCAGGTGAAGTTCACAGCAGACGAGCTTCGTAGGATTATGGACTACAAGCACAATATTCGTAATATGTCTGTTATTGCGCATGTTGATCATGGTATGATTTCTATTTTACTTTGGCTTACTAGGTTTATTTTTAGTTATGAAAGTTTTCTAATGTAAGTTTTGCATTTATGCAAATTTATATCTGCATATATGACTAAACATTTGTCTCTAGCAAGAGAGGACTAGTCGAGCAATAAATTTGTGGTATTGTTGATAGGGGGTATTGCAGTTGACTGTAGCATGCATAAGTGGGAGGTTTTTACATCCGTTAGGGGCAAGATGGATGCTCATTTTGACTTGTCGTTTTTTAAATGCCtacttttagttttatttgtatgcCTCCTATTATGCAAtatcttttgtttggtttgttgaAGTCCAGGAAGGTTATTTGATGTTGGAACTTTAGCCCTTGTTCTATGGCTTTCTATAGTATGCCTTATACTACTTTAACAATGTTATTTGAATGTTTTGGTTCTTCAAGTTTTAACGATGTATTTGGTTATAAAATTTCAGGGAAGTCTACACTTACGGATTCTCTTGTGGCTGCTGCTGGTATCATTGCACAAGAAACTGCAGGTGATGTCCGGATGACAGATACTCGTGCGGATGAAGCGGAGCGTGGCATAACAATTAAATCTACTGGTATCTCCCTCTACTATGAGATGACTGATGAGGCTCTGCAGAGCTACAAGGGAGAGAGACATGGGAATGAGTACCTTATCAATCTCATCGATTCCCCCGGGCATGTTGACTTCTCATCGGAGGTTACTGCTGCTCTTCGCATTACTGATGGTGCACTTGTGGTTGTTGATTGTGTCGAAGGTGTTTGTGTCCAAACAGAAACCGTGCTTCGACAGGCCTTGGGAGAAAGGATTAGGCCTGTCTTGACAGTTAACAAGATGGACAGGTGTTTTCTTGAGCTCCAGGTTGATGGAGAGGAGGCTTACCAAACATTCCAGAGGGTTATTGAGAATGCTAATGTCATCATGGCTACATATGAAGATCCCCTCCTTGGTGATGTCCAGGTTTACCCCGAGAAAGGAACAGTTGCTTTCTCTGCTGGTTTGCATGGCTGGGCCTTTACACTGACAAACTTTGCAAAGATGTATGCGTCCAAATTTGGAGTTGACGAGTCAAAAATGATGGAACGGCTATGGGGTGAGAACTTCTTTGACCCAGCTACGAAGAAATGGACCAGCAAGAATACTGGCTCTCCCACCTGCAAGCGTGGTTTTGTTCAGTTTTGCTATGAACCTATCAAGCAGATTATCAACACTTGCATGAATGACCAGAAGGACAAACTGTGGCCCATGTTGACGAAACTTGGTGTCACCATGAAGTCGGAAGAGAAGGACTTAATGGGTAAGGCATTGATGAAACGTGTGATGCAGACCTGGCTTCCAGCAAGTAGTGCCCTATTGGAAATGATGATCTTTCACCTTCCCTCCCCATCCAAGGCCCAAAGGTATCGTGTTGAAAACTTGTATGAGGGTCCCCTTGATGATGCTTATGCTAATGCTATCAGGAACTGTGATCCTGATGGGCCTCTTATGCTATATGTATCAAAAATGATTCCTGCATCTGATAAGGGTAGGTTCTTTGCCTTTGGTCGGGTCTTTGCTGGAAGGGTCTCAACTGGTTTGAAGGTCAGAATCATGGGTCCCAACTTCGTGCCTGGGGAAAAGAAGGACTTGTATGTTAAGAGCGTGCAGAGAACTGTTATCTGGATGGGTAAGAAGCAGGAAACAGTTGAGGATGTGCCTTGTGGTAACACTGTTGCGTTGGTTGGTTTGGATCAATATATCACCAAGAACGCTACTTTGACAAACGAGAAGGAAGTTGATGCACACCCAATCCGAGCCATGAAGTTCTCTGTGTCACCTGTTGTGCGTGTGGCTGTTCAATGCAAGGTTGCCTCTGACCTTCCTAAGCTTGTTGAGGGCCTGAAACGTTTGGCCAAGTCAGATCCTATGGTCGTCTGTACTATTGAAGAGTCTGGGGAGCACATCATAGCCGGTGCTGGAGAGCTCCACCTTGAGATCTGTTTGAAGGATTTGCAGGATGATTTCATGGGTGGAGCGGAGATTATCAAGTCTGATCCTGTTGTCTCCTTCCGTGAGACAGTCCTTGAGAAGTCATGCCGTACTGTGATGAGCAAGTCGCCCAACAAGCATAACCGTCTGTACATGGAAGCACGTCCCATGGAAGAGGGGCTTGCAGAGGCCATTGATGATGGCCGCATCGGCCCAAGGGATGATCCTAAAGCTCGTTCCAAAATCTTGTCTGAGGAGTTTGGTTGGGATAAGGATCTAGCTAAGAAAATCTGGTGTTTTGGCCCTGAGACCACTGGCCCTAACATGGTGGTTGATATGTGTAAGGGAGTTCAGTACCTGAATGAAATTAAGGATTCTGTTGTTGCAGGGTTCCAGTGGGCATCTAAGGAAGGTGCATTGGCTGAAGAAAACATGAGGGGTATCTGCTTCGAAGTctgtgatgttgttcttcacgCTGATGCCATTCACAGAGGAGGTGGTCAGGTGATTCCAACTGCTAGGAGGGTTATTTATGCTTCCCAGATTACAGCCAAGCCCAGGCTTCTTGAGCCAGTATACCTGGTTGAGATCCAAGCTCCTGAGCAGGCACTTGGTGGTATCTACAGTGTTCTTAACCAGAAACGTGGGCATGTGTTTGAGGAAATTCAGAGGCCTGGTACCCCACTATACAACATCAAGGCATACCTTCCTGTCATTGAATCTTTCGGATTCTCAAGCACTTTGAGGGCTGCAACCTCAGGGCAAGCTTTCCCCCAATGTGTCTTTGATCACTGGGACATGATGGCATCAGATCCATTGGAAGCTGGATCACAGGCTTCTCAGCTTGTTGCAGACATCCGCAAGAGAAAGGGCTTGAAGGAGCAGATGACCCCGCTTTCCGAGTTCGAGGACAAGCTATaagtttcatttcttttctcattgTCAACCTGTTTAACCCTCTGCTGCCTGCGTTTTCTTTTCAATGTTGTTACCGTGGAGCAGGAGTcgtcagcagcagcagcagcagcagcacaCTCTATGGATTTTAATCAACTGTTTGGTTTTtcgtttttcctttttgtttttgttttttaaacgtTATGTTTGGATTTAGAACAACTTCAGATGCTCTGTATTTTTACATTTGCACCttttaagaattagttttctttttacaaGGGCCAAAATAATTGCTATATCTTCAGCCCTTCGGATTGATAAGACTTAAGAGTATGTGCTTACCCGAATGCTTTCGTTGACTCATTAATTTGCATTCTGCTATACTATTTTGTTCGTAATGTGTTGCTTCTTTTCTTACGTGGCTAGTGCCAAATTCTTTTACTTCTATTTAGCTGTGAgcaatgagaaatgataaaatttatgtgcatttactattgaatttgtcgGGATTCATTGGATCTGTGAAATGAGATGGTtcttttttatgatatttttattttttataataaaaaataaatattttattctttctctcttgtgTGGTCAAAGAGTGCGCAGCCTCTCGTGTTTCATCACTGTAGCTGTTCTACTCCTTTTCAGACCCAATAATTTTTGTGCTTCGTTACTGTTTTTTTGTGTGGGCCATTGGTGGTCATGAAACATGTACCACACGCATAAAGTCTACCTGAATTGTCCCTCGAGTCTTTTGCTTCATCATACAATTTTTCTTATCTCATCAGGTATTGTGTCAGGTTGcatcattcaataaaaaatgaaaataaaaaataaaaaataaaaaataaagccaAATGGCCATATTTGATCCATGTGACCCATTTTTTCGCCTAGTCTTTAGACCTTTGTTGGTCTTGTTTAATTGCACAGGTCCGacttttgttggttttgtttgatGACCTATGTGCATTTTAGGCCCCTGTTTGACTCATTTTAGGCCTTTTTTACCCCAAGTTTCTTAGCCTATTGTTGTTAAAGACTCATCTCCGGTCACCATTGCTAATTCTTCCCAACTTTAGCGAGTTTCTGGCCATTATCTCCAACCTGCgcagcaaaataaaatacatttcTTTATAAACTTAAGCTTCCAGAATCTTTACCTTTAGTTTGAGAGAGAATGTTAGAGTAgatgataaagataaaaatcTTTATAATGAAGATTGGATTATGCTAAATTTAGAGGTTTGATGAAATTGAATTGCCCAAAATGAAGGGATTTGATTAGGATTAGATTCGTTTTgaataaattcaaatcatttgtaagctctataaatataGCCTCTTAAGCAATCATATTAATCAATAAGAGAGCATAATGTAGCTCTATAGGGCTTTACCCTTATAGCAAACGTATGTGTCTAAAACTAAATTACTCGTAAATCATGTCTCTATGGGGCTGATTTAGTTGTTcacaaaattcatgttttccCTAATCTTCACAAATCAGTTTCAAACGAAACAAATTTGCATCTGGGTTGAGGAAAGAGCATCCATTATGTTACAAAATAGAGTAAAGGATATATAGCCAAACCCATTCGACAAAGTCCTTCATTATTATACTCTTCAATTATCCAACTGGTTTCTTTTAAACTAACTGGCGAGCACTAATGAAAAGcaatacaaaaaaacaaaaacttttgtATCAACaaattgtaactctttgccttTACACAATAAAAGCGTAAGTGAAAATATCTGATTTCGGACGTGACATTTCTACGTCAATAAATACACACTAGTGCATCAAATAAACATAAGTGTCACATGCTGCACATAAGCAAACATGTTTAAGAGTAATTATACATTATAAGGAAACATAAGCTTAAAGAGTCCTATAATACATAACGAAGGAAATAATTACATATCAAAACAACATAGCTAGAACATCAGTGATTaccaaaacaaaccaaaacaaacacTAGAGTCCTCCATACTAGCTAGCATCATAGCCTATTTAAATATGACGTTACCATGTTTACATAGACAAACAAATAAGTCTACTGTTTCATTAATGATAGTTATACAATGATCGTTTGGTTTAGTAGAGtcttatttatgttatttttataccCTCGGTACAAGCCATTATATCATTGTTGTTTTAACAGCTAATTATCACCCTTACCTTATATGATACTAGCAACACGCAACTCACCAGCCCACTGGTAACATGCAATATCTCAACTTATTtactattaatattttcattattatcatCACTATGGTACAATATGCATTATCCCATTCACTAAAGCACGTAAAAATGCCTTACATCTACTTCTTCGCATttataggtggcttttaaaatcactattagattaaaatctaataaagatcaatttaaaatttaatggtagttttaaaagccatctaTAAGTGTAAAGAAGTGGATGTAAAGAAGTAAGAGTatgtgtaacattactctttatgTAGACCTTTACGTTCCGCATAATTAATATTGAGGTTTGGTTTGTCTTACTAATGTTGCTCTGGGCTTGGGATTGTAATTTCATTGCGcttttgatctattgaattAATAAACCTAGCCCTAATGGGCTAGCTCAATACTTAAACATGTGAACCCAGTTGGACGTGGCCATAGATAGACCCACCAGTTGGTTGCATCAATGGTGACCCAATCAATCAGAGAAATactacatttatttttattttttatttatttatttatttttttcaaaagttggtttGTAGTGATGTGTCATTATCCAATAAGATGATGACATATTTCGCAAAATAATATATCCTGCCATGATAAAACATTTGGGTAGTaactttggaaaaaaaaaaattgattacagTTTTGAAGACAATAATGCCCAAGATGcaccaaattttttataaattgtatattttgaaaaataaaaaaattgagaattacaTTTGTACCCCCTTATCGGTTATATCGGTTTTttgataacaaattattaaccgACCGATTACCGACAAATAAGCTTATTGGTATATAAGTTTTAACCAATTActgaccgataactatcggttgcggttaatatcggttcggttaattTCAGTAAacggtcggtaatcggtaaccgaTTAATCCCTACCCCTAGATGCATGTACCTCAATTTACACCAATTTCATAGTATCACTAACAAAATGAAACCATTTGATACAAAATGAATGGTCTAAATCTAGCAATCCACTTATTACGAAGTATGCATAAGATGGCCATGAGTTTTGAAGTTTTCACATAACATAAATTATCAACCGATAATTCTTGTTCGAGTGGCACAAGATTTACATGCTACTGTTCCATGTCATGTGCTACTCTCTTAAgccataaaacataaaaacagaACCTAAATAGCATCTCCCTTGCaccacaaaagaagaaaatgagggATAGTACAATTAACCAGAAATTTTTGTTGAtcaaatctttattttttttaaaaaatcatcaCAATTAAGTAGGCGTGTAAAAAAACAAGATGAATGCTAGGGTTACAAACAAGATTTTACAAACAAACTTTTACAACacgatgtggcacaacatgattgaaaatgagataaattcaacttttgagaaatccaattatattgtg
This genomic interval from Corylus avellana chromosome ca3, CavTom2PMs-1.0 contains the following:
- the LOC132173500 gene encoding elongation factor 2, which codes for MVKFTADELRRIMDYKHNIRNMSVIAHVDHGKSTLTDSLVAAAGIIAQETAGDVRMTDTRADEAERGITIKSTGISLYYEMTDEALQSYKGERHGNEYLINLIDSPGHVDFSSEVTAALRITDGALVVVDCVEGVCVQTETVLRQALGERIRPVLTVNKMDRCFLELQVDGEEAYQTFQRVIENANVIMATYEDPLLGDVQVYPEKGTVAFSAGLHGWAFTLTNFAKMYASKFGVDESKMMERLWGENFFDPATKKWTSKNTGSPTCKRGFVQFCYEPIKQIINTCMNDQKDKLWPMLTKLGVTMKSEEKDLMGKALMKRVMQTWLPASSALLEMMIFHLPSPSKAQRYRVENLYEGPLDDAYANAIRNCDPDGPLMLYVSKMIPASDKGRFFAFGRVFAGRVSTGLKVRIMGPNFVPGEKKDLYVKSVQRTVIWMGKKQETVEDVPCGNTVALVGLDQYITKNATLTNEKEVDAHPIRAMKFSVSPVVRVAVQCKVASDLPKLVEGLKRLAKSDPMVVCTIEESGEHIIAGAGELHLEICLKDLQDDFMGGAEIIKSDPVVSFRETVLEKSCRTVMSKSPNKHNRLYMEARPMEEGLAEAIDDGRIGPRDDPKARSKILSEEFGWDKDLAKKIWCFGPETTGPNMVVDMCKGVQYLNEIKDSVVAGFQWASKEGALAEENMRGICFEVCDVVLHADAIHRGGGQVIPTARRVIYASQITAKPRLLEPVYLVEIQAPEQALGGIYSVLNQKRGHVFEEIQRPGTPLYNIKAYLPVIESFGFSSTLRAATSGQAFPQCVFDHWDMMASDPLEAGSQASQLVADIRKRKGLKEQMTPLSEFEDKL